In the Streptobacillus moniliformis DSM 12112 genome, one interval contains:
- a CDS encoding DEAD/DEAH box helicase, giving the protein MNKENIRLLKEEVVNKLTSMGIFKMVVISSASNNLEYYYNILKQEGSEYESKYVNLSSYSFIDLVGVNIEILEFLNKNTKGILFLDINLALKIFFDEFKSKEFKVNEEYSRDEILKYLVENGYKKEYTVLNKGEFAIRGDIIDIYPSNLDNPIRLDFFDTILENIKIFSTYDQRSIENIEEITVFGNVLSGMEREIVDMISIFSKGNIEIFLENKEFLEVKLEQMLMFDKDNEKVLKERFNKLIEKGNLLEVSRSKDRNYQDEIKSKRERIEKKGIKYSNINQILEGDYVIHVEFGIGIYMGAVNINDRDYLYIQYADNDKLYIPVEKLDRISKYMSTGIAPKLYSLGTKGFKRREKRIREDVEKFAQELINIQAKRKLVRKLPLIKDTLWQEEFEEKFSFNLTWDQQKAVEDIKHDLESGRLMDRILVGDVGYGKTEVAMRAAFKAIENGYQCAILAPTTVLANQHFERCHKRFEDFGISVNNLSRLTGKNTDDVLDGLKNGKIDLVIGTHRLLGDDVKFKNLGLLIIDEEQKFGVNAKEKIKKRKEDIHLLTLSATPIPRTLNLALLGIRDISLIQSSPMDRLPIITQKIQEDEIKKVILKELSRDGQVFYITNNVKGMAEKQKSLKKLMPDFVNIEYIHGKLSPREIKQKINDFDEGKFDILIASTIVENGIDITNANSIIIENYTSLGLSQIYQLRGRVGRGKRQGYCYLLDSEYKSKKGKEKDKSLEKIEGVEGGGYLLSLEDLNIRGAGEILGEKQHGAIDMFGYDLYLKMLKNEINKLKGEKVREFKNTEIDLLNNGYIPEEYIEKDERILIYKRYAEVQNESELNELTEEIRDRFGKIPKQMQNFIYSIKIKLYMIENNIDKIKENDKEYILTLQEFEVILTKEEFSKRIKK; this is encoded by the coding sequence ATGAATAAAGAAAATATTAGATTACTTAAGGAAGAAGTTGTTAATAAACTTACAAGTATGGGTATTTTTAAAATGGTAGTGATAAGTTCAGCATCAAATAATTTAGAGTATTACTATAACATATTAAAACAAGAGGGAAGTGAATATGAAAGTAAATATGTAAATTTAAGTTCGTATTCTTTTATTGATTTAGTAGGAGTTAATATTGAAATACTCGAATTTTTAAATAAAAATACTAAGGGTATACTATTTCTTGATATTAATTTAGCACTAAAAATATTTTTTGATGAATTTAAATCAAAGGAATTTAAAGTTAATGAAGAATATTCAAGAGATGAAATATTAAAATATTTAGTTGAAAATGGATATAAGAAGGAATATACAGTACTTAATAAAGGAGAATTTGCAATTAGAGGAGATATTATTGATATATATCCATCTAATTTAGATAACCCAATAAGACTTGATTTCTTTGACACGATACTTGAAAATATTAAAATATTTTCTACATATGATCAAAGATCTATAGAAAATATTGAAGAAATAACGGTTTTTGGTAATGTATTAAGTGGTATGGAAAGAGAAATTGTAGATATGATTTCAATATTTTCTAAAGGTAATATAGAGATATTTTTAGAAAATAAGGAATTTCTTGAAGTTAAATTAGAACAAATGTTAATGTTTGATAAAGATAATGAAAAAGTCTTAAAAGAAAGATTTAATAAATTAATAGAAAAAGGAAATTTACTTGAGGTAAGTAGAAGTAAAGACAGAAATTATCAAGATGAAATTAAGAGTAAAAGAGAAAGAATAGAGAAAAAAGGGATAAAGTATAGTAATATAAATCAAATATTAGAAGGTGATTATGTAATACATGTAGAATTTGGTATAGGTATATATATGGGGGCAGTAAATATTAATGATAGAGATTACCTGTATATACAATATGCTGATAATGACAAATTATACATACCTGTTGAAAAATTAGATAGAATTAGTAAATATATGTCAACGGGGATAGCACCTAAACTTTATTCATTAGGAACTAAAGGATTTAAAAGAAGAGAAAAAAGAATAAGAGAAGATGTTGAAAAATTTGCACAAGAATTGATTAATATACAGGCGAAAAGAAAACTTGTTAGAAAATTACCTCTTATTAAAGATACTTTATGGCAAGAAGAATTTGAAGAAAAATTTTCTTTTAACTTAACATGGGATCAACAAAAGGCAGTTGAAGATATTAAACATGATTTAGAAAGTGGAAGACTAATGGATAGAATATTAGTTGGTGATGTAGGTTATGGTAAAACAGAAGTTGCTATGAGGGCAGCTTTTAAAGCTATTGAAAATGGATATCAGTGTGCTATACTTGCACCTACAACTGTACTTGCTAATCAACATTTTGAAAGATGCCATAAAAGATTTGAAGATTTTGGTATTAGTGTTAATAATCTTTCAAGACTTACTGGAAAAAATACTGATGATGTTTTAGATGGATTAAAAAATGGTAAAATTGATTTAGTAATAGGGACACATAGATTACTTGGAGATGATGTAAAATTTAAAAATTTAGGATTACTAATAATAGATGAAGAACAAAAATTTGGAGTTAATGCAAAAGAAAAAATTAAAAAAAGAAAAGAAGATATCCATCTTTTAACCTTAAGTGCAACACCTATACCTAGAACTTTAAATTTAGCTCTTTTAGGAATTAGAGATATATCTTTAATACAGAGTTCTCCTATGGATAGATTACCTATTATTACACAAAAAATACAAGAAGATGAAATAAAGAAAGTCATTTTAAAAGAACTTTCAAGAGATGGGCAAGTTTTCTATATTACAAATAATGTTAAGGGAATGGCAGAAAAACAAAAAAGTTTAAAAAAATTAATGCCTGATTTTGTTAATATTGAATATATACATGGTAAGTTAAGCCCTAGAGAAATTAAACAAAAAATAAATGATTTTGATGAAGGAAAATTTGATATATTAATAGCATCAACTATAGTAGAAAATGGTATAGATATCACTAATGCTAATAGTATAATTATAGAAAATTATACAAGTCTTGGGCTTTCTCAAATTTATCAATTAAGAGGTAGAGTAGGTCGTGGGAAAAGACAAGGTTATTGTTATCTACTTGATAGTGAGTATAAGAGTAAAAAAGGTAAAGAAAAGGATAAAAGTTTAGAAAAGATAGAGGGAGTAGAAGGTGGAGGATATTTACTTTCTTTAGAAGATTTAAATATACGTGGTGCAGGTGAAATATTAGGAGAAAAACAACATGGTGCCATAGATATGTTTGGTTATGATCTTTATCTTAAAATGCTTAAAAATGAAATAAATAAATTAAAAGGTGAAAAAGTAAGAGAATTTAAAAATACTGAAATTGATTTACTAAATAATGGATATATACCTGAAGAATATATAGAAAAAGATGAAAGAATATTGATATATAAAAGGTATGCTGAAGTTCAAAATGAAAGTGAATTAAATGAATTAACAGAAGAAATTAGAGATAGATTTGGTAAAATACCAAAACAAATGCAAAACTTTATTTATTCAATAAAGATAAAGCTATATATGATAGAAAATAATATAGATAAAATAAAAGAAAATGATAAAGAATATATTTTAACATTACAAGAGTTTGAAGTTATATTAACAAAAGAGGAATTTTCTAAAAGAATTAAGAAATGA